In Thermospira aquatica, the following proteins share a genomic window:
- a CDS encoding chitobiase/beta-hexosaminidase C-terminal domain-containing protein, which produces MRFKIVWLVSLFVIMGCTSLGEKGAENFPELVTTDETTQTTIRWISPTNLQIFNTLTIPVEISVSAISNVDFLIVLWCSGNKTVTNFKGYDIGKKTEFSHKTNILLLDEGTYYMWTKIILEGNISVTSQPIIIQAYTNLNRASAPVFSPLPGQSANPITLTLSSTTSGAVIFWTTNNWQKVASGTTPVTLSLGFGSYEVKAYATKEGYLQSDTVVGSYTISVAAPQAFPPAGSYDTSQTITFSSATTGATIFWTIDNWTNLSSSSLNLSSGVYTVQAYATKDGHFSSTNQWEYIISSSGVASPVFSPSGGTYDTETLVSATTATEGANIYLSTNGSEWLATNRILLPQGSWNLSAYAEKDGAFSLTNTKSYTITVTRVATPAFTPNGGSYPTNITVNITCATSGASLFWSTNGGNSWYSSTSVLFGPGMYLLMAYATKAGLTTSLTNTATYTIEDTTPPVAGGTIQISNIQASSAFVYWPAATDNATAQTFLQYLLVYANDSTLIDTLDEVTNPSAGVSQIGWTENMTSTTLSSLTQNTLYFVNVAVRDTSGNTALYTTTPVSFTTSSSSTPDGLLTIIFSNWNENRTLYIPGDHNSWDPNSITLSHTAGETSMLSLSNTVTTTVIGQGSSSTEIEFKIINNPNWVDQWSFTSWTRVGPIALYDSGKQIAIACDNNDVVTVLFDVGNSTVKATVEARP; this is translated from the coding sequence ATGCGTTTTAAAATTGTTTGGTTAGTAAGCCTATTTGTTATCATGGGGTGTACGTCTCTTGGTGAGAAGGGAGCGGAAAACTTTCCAGAACTTGTTACGACAGATGAAACCACTCAGACTACCATTCGCTGGATTTCACCGACAAATCTTCAGATCTTTAACACACTCACCATTCCTGTTGAGATTTCAGTTTCGGCGATTTCAAATGTGGATTTTCTCATCGTCCTCTGGTGTTCCGGAAATAAAACGGTAACAAATTTTAAAGGGTACGACATCGGGAAGAAAACAGAATTTTCTCACAAAACCAACATCCTCCTTCTTGATGAAGGAACGTATTACATGTGGACGAAGATTATTCTTGAAGGGAATATCTCTGTAACCTCCCAACCCATCATTATCCAGGCCTACACCAATCTCAATAGGGCAAGTGCTCCCGTATTTTCTCCTTTGCCGGGTCAATCAGCCAATCCAATAACACTTACATTATCAAGTACAACCTCTGGTGCTGTTATCTTCTGGACCACCAACAACTGGCAAAAAGTTGCATCGGGAACTACTCCTGTTACTCTTTCCCTCGGTTTTGGCTCCTACGAAGTGAAAGCATATGCCACCAAAGAAGGTTACCTCCAATCAGACACAGTGGTAGGAAGCTATACCATCTCTGTCGCTGCACCTCAAGCATTTCCTCCTGCCGGTTCGTATGACACCAGTCAGACCATCACCTTCTCCTCTGCTACCACAGGAGCCACTATCTTCTGGACAATCGACAACTGGACAAACTTATCATCCTCAAGCTTGAATCTTTCCTCAGGAGTGTATACAGTACAGGCCTATGCTACAAAAGATGGCCACTTTTCATCCACAAACCAATGGGAATACATTATCTCCTCTTCGGGTGTTGCAAGCCCCGTATTTTCTCCCTCAGGGGGAACCTATGATACAGAAACCCTCGTTTCAGCCACAACGGCTACAGAGGGAGCTAATATTTACCTCTCTACCAATGGGAGTGAGTGGCTCGCTACTAATAGAATTCTCCTCCCCCAGGGCTCATGGAATCTCTCAGCCTACGCTGAAAAAGATGGCGCCTTCTCACTTACCAACACAAAAAGCTACACCATAACGGTAACTCGTGTGGCTACACCAGCTTTTACTCCCAATGGAGGGTCCTACCCCACCAATATTACCGTGAATATTACCTGTGCCACGAGTGGGGCATCTCTTTTCTGGAGCACCAATGGTGGCAATTCCTGGTATTCTAGCACTTCGGTACTTTTTGGTCCTGGAATGTACTTGCTCATGGCGTATGCAACCAAAGCAGGGCTCACAACTTCCCTCACCAATACAGCAACCTATACCATCGAAGATACTACTCCTCCGGTAGCTGGAGGCACGATTCAAATTTCTAACATTCAGGCTTCTTCAGCCTTTGTATACTGGCCAGCAGCTACAGACAACGCGACAGCACAAACATTCCTCCAGTACCTTCTCGTGTATGCCAATGATAGTACTCTCATTGATACCCTGGATGAGGTGACCAACCCCTCTGCTGGTGTATCTCAAATAGGATGGACGGAAAACATGACCTCTACCACCCTCAGTAGTCTCACGCAGAACACTCTCTATTTTGTCAATGTAGCGGTGAGGGATACCAGTGGAAACACTGCTTTATACACCACAACCCCTGTGAGTTTTACCACCTCCTCAAGTAGTACGCCAGATGGCCTTCTCACGATCATCTTCTCCAACTGGAATGAAAATCGCACCCTTTATATTCCAGGAGATCACAACAGCTGGGATCCCAATTCCATCACGCTCTCTCATACTGCAGGGGAGACTTCCATGCTCTCTCTTTCCAATACGGTAACAACCACCGTGATTGGACAAGGATCAAGCAGCACTGAGATAGAATTCAAGATCATCAATAACCCCAACTGGGTAGATCAGTGGAGTTTTACAAGCTGGACACGAGTAGGACCCATTGCCCTTTATGATAGCGGAAAACAGATAGCCATTGCCTGCGACAACAACGATGTTGTCACGGTTCTCTTTGACGTGGGGAACAGCACGGTAAAAGCCACCGTTGAAGCAAGACCTTAA